A window of Paenibacillus antri genomic DNA:
ATCGATATGTATTTCTTGCAGAAGGCTATCGAACGGCAGCTCCCGATTCTCGAGCTTGAATCCTACGAATCGCAATTGCAGATGTTCGACGGTTTCTCTGAGGAACTACAACGCACGAACTTGAAGAATACGGTCGAGAGCTTCGAGCTCGTCGACGAATCGGTCTCTCAGATGGCGGAGATGTGGAAGAACGGCGACGAGGCCGCGCTGCTGGAACTCACCGAGGCGATGGCCACGGACGAGGAGTACAGGAAGGCGATGCTGACGGACCGAAACATCGGCATGGCCGATAAGATCGCGGAGTACTTGGAAAATCCGGAAGAGGCGGACTATCTCGTCGTCCTAGGCGCCGCGCACTTCCTCGGCGAAGACGGCATCGTCAAGCTGTTGGAGGACAAAGGGTACGTCGTGACGCGCCAGTAAGGCGGCGGCAAGCTTCGGATTAATGTGGGCGAAACGATCCATGGGGGAAGCGAGATGCGGAGAGTTCAGTTTTTTTATAAACAATTTTTTAGAGAACCTATGTGGTTCAGAATGCTTATCGGGCTTTCCCTGCTGGCGTCGATCGTATTCAGCAGCTCCGCCTTCCCGCTCGGAGGATATGCGGCTAGCGTATCGAAGCTGGCCGCGGCCGTCTTCTTCGGCGCCATCGGATTCAACATGCGGCGAAACCGGCGAATCTCCATTCTGTTTTTTGCGATCGTAGCCTTGTGCTTATACTTATCCTGGGACGTCTTACCTTGATAGTCTTCCCTCGGAATAACGCCTCGACTCATTGGAGTCGGGGCTTTTGTATGTACGCACAGCATGAACGTTTCCCCGTTGGACGAGAGCAAGGGGGCCATCGTGAGATTTTTTCAGTGCCGGGACAATGAAGTTAAGAGAGGATAATGAAGTCGAAAATGAACAAGTTCCATCATTTTCCGCTAATGATACCATAAAAGTGCCCGCTTATTGCGGGATCGAGGCATATCCGAGGAGAGGAGGGCGACTGCGGGAAGACGTTGACTCGCGCCGCAAAACAAGTAAACCGATTGTACTTTCATACGGGAAGGGAGAGGGAAGTTATGCGAATCACCGTGAAATGGGTCCAAATTTTGCTGTGCATACTGCTGTTTATACCGCTGGCTAATGTCAAACCGATGCAATCGAAGGCGCAAGCGGCCGCGGCTTCGATTACCGTCGACCAGGCAACGATCGTCAACCCGGATTTCCTCGGGATCGGCGCCGAGTACGATCCGTTCGCGCTTATGGGAGAAAGCTTGGGGGACGGGTTCAACGACAACTGGTGGGAGTTGGAGAAGCACCGAATCGCCAAGCTGAAGCCCGATATCGTACGCGTGTGGTATCAGATGGACTGGATGGAGCCCGCGAACGATAACGGCGATCCCGCCGTCATCGACTGGGCGGGCATGCAGACGAACAGCGCCAAGATGCAGGCCGTATACGAAGTGCTGGACTACCTGAAGTCGCAGCATATCGATGTGATGCTGATCGCGGGTCTGGCCATGACGGAGGACAATCAGAGCTGGATCGGGTTTCCGGGACTGCCGCGACCGGAGCTCAGCGCGCCGACGGATCTGGCGGAGTGGGGCGAGTGGGTTTCGGCTACGCTGCAGCATCTGATCAACGCTAAGGGCTACGACAACATCAAGTATGTAATGTCCTACAACGAGCCCAACCTCGCAAGCTTCGCGACGCCCGCGAACGTAAGCAAGCCTATTTATTACAGGGATATGTACCAAGCGATTCACGACAGACTCGTATCCGACGGGATTCGCTCGCAGGTTCGACTCATCGGGCCCGATGAGTCCGGCGCGGCGAACTGGACCCAGTACGCAGTCCAACAAATGAACGGCGTGCTCGATATTTATGACGGACATGCTTACGGACAGGACTACGCGACGCTGCCGAACTGGCTGTCCGATCGTCTGAATTTCGTAGACCCGACCGGGAAGCCGTTCATGATTACGGAATTTGCAGCCATCGGGAGTCCTGACAGCCGCAAGACGTACCAATACGGCGTCAGCGTGGCGGACCTGATGGTGTCCGGGATTCGGAACAACGCTTCCGCACTCCTATACTGGCGATTCGCGGACCAACGTTTGCCGGAGCCGCTCGATTTTCTGGACAATAACGCCTACGGGTTGTACCGCTGGATGCCGATCACGGCAACGCCGAACCCGTCTTATTACGCATTCGGCCTATTCTCGCGTTTCATCGAGGCGCACTCCGAAGTGCTGTCCGCGCAATCCGCCGATCCGGATCTTCATGTCGCCGCAGCGCGCTTGCCCGACGGGAACTATTCCGTGTTTGTCGTGAACAGCAGCATGACCGAAGACAAGAATGTGACGATCGACTTTACGGCCGCGATCGACA
This region includes:
- a CDS encoding glycosyl hydrolase; this translates as MRITVKWVQILLCILLFIPLANVKPMQSKAQAAAASITVDQATIVNPDFLGIGAEYDPFALMGESLGDGFNDNWWELEKHRIAKLKPDIVRVWYQMDWMEPANDNGDPAVIDWAGMQTNSAKMQAVYEVLDYLKSQHIDVMLIAGLAMTEDNQSWIGFPGLPRPELSAPTDLAEWGEWVSATLQHLINAKGYDNIKYVMSYNEPNLASFATPANVSKPIYYRDMYQAIHDRLVSDGIRSQVRLIGPDESGAANWTQYAVQQMNGVLDIYDGHAYGQDYATLPNWLSDRLNFVDPTGKPFMITEFAAIGSPDSRKTYQYGVSVADLMVSGIRNNASALLYWRFADQRLPEPLDFLDNNAYGLYRWMPITATPNPSYYAFGLFSRFIEAHSEVLSAQSADPDLHVAAARLPDGNYSVFVVNSSMTEDKNVTIDFTAAIDKTVQRHLYFEGLKPSANANTIPADKQWTQVASQFNDDLLPANSVAVYTTVPDETQIEIMSADQSVTWGETVKFKADVLNGIGGVHWSVLGGPEYGTISNGGVYRAPSAMPPMRQAIIKATSNVDPNVFSYAVVRFEAAGLTASGEEDEIVLNWLPAAGATGYTVKRSTTAGGPYTAIADDLTGTTYTDVNVNASARYYYVVSAKNAIGEIGDSREAFASPLSTSMQDDFSGNAVDTGKWTVINQGLRSTSASTLTASVADGKLILSGTTDIAAWAGKSLRSIPTFRATPEAPLTVEVDRVSLDGSGTGYRSAVWLYVGPSQYIHFAQSGEFNRWVFNKDGSGDNLVWNDGDRGNHRMKMVHDGSTVKFYIDDIERASTPVTWNTDIKIILTGEACLVGDTVNAEFDNLSVYKDSAP